Proteins from one Oncorhynchus gorbuscha isolate QuinsamMale2020 ecotype Even-year linkage group LG18, OgorEven_v1.0, whole genome shotgun sequence genomic window:
- the LOC124002699 gene encoding zinc finger protein 436-like — protein MSEPGSGCGVPAQRSSQQGPELLSVKLADCNQTVELNVIVKEEEEEREINEGEGEEREEDRASVDSGEIPNPDSVNEPSSTASRLPGCESYPCPQCGKCFSRAGDLKTHQRSHSGEKPTCTFNVIVKEEDGDCTLNVIVKEEEDEKEKRGVEEEKETSGIVDPDTSRLRGRYPCPQCGKSFSSSGNLKNHQRVHNGEKPHHCSQCGKGFSRAGDLKTHQRSHSGEKPHHCSLCGKCFSRAGDLKTHQRSHSGEKSASTFNVIVKEEEDEKEIDETVKREVKEEQEPSGVVDPDTSRLSGHGRFPCHQCGKSFRSSGKLKNHQRVHSREKPFHCATCGKSFREKFNLTRHKKVHSGEKPYHCTQCGKSFNRSGSLKEHQRVHTGEKPYHCSLCQKSFSQPGNLKKHQRIHTGEKPYRCSLCGNSFCFAGNLKNHQRSHCGEKPYRCSQCGEGFPQLKSLKSHQKIHIGETSPSTFNVIVKEEDGDCTFNVIVKEEEDGKKIDEKEVREVEEDDNNSGVVDPDTSRLPDRGRYPCPQCGKIFSSSSNLKNHQRVHTGEKPFLCSQCGKSFSEKVNLKRHERVHSGEKPYHCTTCGKSFNHSGSLRDHQRIHTGEKPYHCSLCGNNFRFAGDLKNHQRSHSGEKPYQCSRCGEGFTQLRSLRSHERISIGGKPACAFNVIVQEEKEVEGEESDVK, from the exons ATGTCTGAACCAGGTTCTGGTTGTGGTGTTCCAGCCCAGAGAAGCTCACAGCAGGGTCCAGAGTTGCTGTCAGTGAAGCTGGCGGACTGCAATCAAACAGTGGAACTCAATGTGATtgtcaaagaggaggaggaggagagagaaatcaatgagggggagggggaagagcgaGAGGAGGACAGGGCCTCTGTTGACTCAG GAGAGATCCCCAACCCAGACTCAGTCAACGAGCCCAGTTCCACAGCATCAAGACTGCCTGGTTGTGAGAGTTACCCCTGTCCTCAATGTGGGAAGTGTTTCAGTCGAGCAGGAGACCTGAAGACTCATCAGAGATCGCACAGTGGAGAGAAGCCTACCTGTACTTTCAATGTGATTGTCAAAGAGGAGGACGGTGACTGTACTCTCAATGTGATtgtcaaagaggaggaggatgagaaggaaaagagaggagtTGAGGAAGAGAAGGAAACTAGTGGTATAGTTGACCCAGATACATCAAGACTTCGTGGTCGTTACCCTTGTCCtcaatgtggaaagagtttcagTTCCTCAGGTAATCTAAAGAATCATCAAAGAGTTCACAATGGAGAGAAACCTCACCACTGCTCTCAATGTGGAAAGGGTTTCAGTCGAGCAGGAGACCTGAAGACTCATCAGAGATCTCACAGTGGAGAAAAGCCTCACCACTGCTCTCTTTGTGGGAAGTGTTTCAGTCGAGCAGGAGACCTGAAGACTCATCAGAGATCGCACAGTGGAGAGAAGTCTGCCAGTACTTTCAATGTGATtgtcaaagaggaggaggatgaaaagGAAATCGATGAGACGGTAAAGAGAGAAGTTAAGGAAGAGCAGGAACCTAGTGGTGTAGTTGACCCAGATACATCAAGGCTATCTGGTCATGGTCGATTCCCCTGtcatcagtgtgggaagagtttccgTTCCTCAGGTAAACTAAAGAATCATCAAAGAGTACACAGTCGAGAGAAACCATTTCACTGTGCCACATGTGGGAAGAGTTTCCGTGAAAAATTCAACCTCACGAGACACAAGAAGGTACATAGTGGGGAGAAGCCGTATCACTGCACCCAGTGTGGGAAAAGCTTCAATCGTTCTGGAAGTCTTAAGGAACATCAAAGAGTacatacaggggagaagccttaccactgctctctTTGTCAGAAGAGTTTTAGCCAGCCAGGAAACCTTAAGAAAcatcagagaatacacacaggggagaagccttaccgtTGCTCTCTGTGTGGAAATAGTTTTTGTTTTGCTGGAAACCTAAAGAATCATCAGAGATCACACtgtggagagaagccttaccgcTGCTCTCAGTGTGGGGAGGGATTCCCTCAACTAAAAAGTCTTAAAAGCCATCAGAAAATACATATTGGAGAGACGTCTCCCTCTACTTTCAATGTGATTGTCAAAGAGGAGGATGGTGACTGTACTTTCAATGTGATTGtcaaagaagaggaggatgggaaGAAAATTGATGAGAAGGAAGTGAGAGAAGTTGAAGAGGACGACAACAACAGTGGTGTAGTTGACCCAGATACATCAAGATTGCCTGATCGGGGTCGTTACCCCTGTCCTCAATGTGGAAAGATTTTCAGTTCCTCAAGTAATCTTAAGAATCATCAAAGagtacacactggagagaaacctttcctctgctcccaatgtgggaagagtttcagtgAGAAAGTAAACCTTAAGAGACACGAAAGAGTGCAtagtggagagaagccttaccactgcaccacatgtgggaagagcttcaatcaTTCAGGAAGCCTTAGAGATCACCAGAGAATTCATACAGGGGAGAAACCTTACCACTGCTCACTTTGCGGAAATAATTTTCGTTTTGCAGGAGACCTAAAGAATCATCAGAGATCACATAGTGGAGAGAAACCTTACCAATGTTCTCGGTGTGGAGAGGGATTCACTCAGCTAAGAAGTCTAAGAAGTCATGAGAGAATATCCATTGGAGGGAAGCCTGCCTGTGCTTTCAATGTGATTGTCCAAGAAGAGAAAGAagttgagggagaggagagtgatgtgAAATAA
- the LOC124002704 gene encoding zinc finger protein 345-like, producing MSEPGSGCGVPAQRSSQLGPEMLSVMLDNSSQTVELNVIVKEEGEEREINEREEEGREEDRNSVDSGEGPNPDPDNEPSSTASRLPGRGSYPCPQCEKSFSSSTNLKNHQRVHTGEKPFDCPTCGKSFSEKVNLKRHERVHSGEKPYHCTTCGKNFNHSGSLKQHLRIHTGEKPYHCSLCGKSFSRAGDLKTHQRSHSEEKPYHCSLCGKSFNQPGNLKSHQRIHIGEKPACALNLIVKEEEDEKEIDEKEKREVKEENSCVIDLGTSRVPGCGSYPCPQCGKSFSSSGNLKNHERVHTGEKPFHCATCGKSFSEKVNLTRHERVHSGEKPYHCTQCGKSFNHSGSLKEHQRVHTGEKPYHCSLCWKSFSQPGNLKKHQRIHTGEKPYHCSLCGKNFRFAGDLKNHQRSHSGEKPYQCSLCGKGFTQLRILKSHQRIHIGEMPVCAFNVFLQEEESEREINVEEKRDVEEEEDNSGVVDPDISRLLGRGRYPCPQCEKSFRSSSNLKNHERVHTGEKPFHCSQCGRGFSEKVNLKRHERVHSGEKPYHCTTCGKSFNHSGSLKEHQRIHTGEKPYHCSLCGNHFRFAGDLKNHQRSHSGEKPYHCTQCGERFTQLRSLKRHERISIGVKPACAFNVIVQEEEEEGGEREDEGEESNLK from the exons ATGTCTGAACCAGGTTCTGGTTGTGGTGTTCCAGCCCAGAGAAGCTCACAGCTGGGTCCAGAGATGCTGTCAGTGATGCTGGATAACAGCAGTCAAACAGTGGAACTCAATGTGATTGTCAAGGAGGAGGGCGAGGAGAGAGAAATCAATGagcgggaggaggaagggagagaggaggacaggaactCTGTTGACTCAG GAGAGGGCCCcaacccagacccagacaacGAGCCCAGTTCCACAGCATCAAGACTACCTGGGCGTGGGAGTTACCCATGCCCTCAATGTGAGAAGAGTTTCAGTTCCTCAACTAACCTAAAGAATCATCAAAGagtacacactggagagaaacctttcGACTGCCCAacatgtgggaagagtttcagtgAGAAAGTAAACCTTAAGAGACACGAGAGAGTACAtagtggagagaagccttaccactgcaccACATGTGGGAAGAACTTCAATCATTCAGGAAGCCTTAAGCAACACCtgcgaatacacacaggggagaaaccttacCACTGCTCTCTTTGCGGGAAGAGTTTCAGTCGGGCAGGAGACCTGAAGACTCACCAGAGATCCCACAGTgaagagaagccttaccactgctctctTTGTGGGAAGAGTTTCAATCAGCCAGGAAACCTAAAAAGTCATCAGCGAATACACATTGGAGAGAAGCCTGCCTGTGCTTTAAATTTGATtgtcaaagaggaggaggatgagaaggaaatcgatgagaaggaaaagagagaagttAAGGAAGAAAATAGTTGTGTAATTGACCTAGGTACATCAAGAGTTCCTGGTTGTGGAAGTTACCCCTGTCCtcaatgtggaaagagtttcagTTCTTCAGGTAATCTAAAAAATCACGAGAGAGTAcatactggagagaaacctttCCACTGTGCCacatgtgggaagagtttcagtgAAAAAGTCAACCTCACGAGACACGAGAGGGTACAtagtggagagaagccttaccactgcacccaatgtgggaagagcttcaatcaTTCTGGAAGCCTTAAGGAACATCAAAGAGTgcatacaggggagaagccttaccactgctctctTTGTTGGAAGAGTTTCAGTCAGCCAGGAAACCTTAAGAAACACCAGAGAATacatacaggggagaagccttaccactgctctctGTGCGGAAAGAATTTTCGTTTCGCAGGAGACCTAAAGAATCACCAGAGATCACAcagtggagagaagccttaccaatgCTCTCTGTGTGGGAAGGGATTCACTCAGCTAAGAATTCTTAAAAGTCATCAGAGGATACATATTGGAGAGATGCCTGTCTGTGCGTTCAATGTATTTCtccaggaggaggagagtgagagggaaatcaatgtggaggaaaagagagatgttgaggaagaggaggacaataGTGGTGTAGTTGACCCAGATATATCAAGACTACTTGGTCGTGGTCGTTACCCCTGCCCTCAGTGTGAGAAGAGTTTCCGTTCCTCAAGTAATCTAAAAAACCATGAAAGAGTACACACCGGAGAGAAACCTttccactgctcccaatgtgggaGGGGTTTCAGTGAGAAAGTAAATCTTAAGAGACATGAAAGAGTACAtagtggagagaagccttaccactgcaccacatgtgggaagagtttcaatCATTCAGGAAGCCTTAAAGAACACCAGAGAATTCATACAGGTGAGAAACCTTACCACTGCTCACTGTGCGGAAATCATTTTCGTTTTGCGGGAGACCTAAAGAATCACCAGAGATCACAcagtggagagaagccttaccactgcacTCAGTGTGGAGAGAGATTCACTCAGCTAAGAAGTCTAAAAAGGCATGAGCGAATATCCATTGGAGTGAAGCCTGCCTGTGCTTTCAATGTGATTgtccaagaggaggaggaggagggaggagagagagaagatgagggagaggagagtaacttGAAATAA